A single window of Leptolyngbya ohadii IS1 DNA harbors:
- a CDS encoding sigma-70 family RNA polymerase sigma factor, whose translation MSSESLPVSWSAVEAIAPQAAMPVEKLSNFDLILQCQEGLRPGKALFAELIRRYHSHVEKVLYHLAPDWTDRADLSQEVWIRVYRNIKRLQEPGKFRGWLSRIATNLFYDELRKRKRISTPLSLDAPLNVEDGEMDWEIASDDPGPAEQLATQEFYDQLRTAIADLPEVFRTTIVLREIEGMAYEEIAEITGVTLGTVKSRIARARQRLQSQLQGYLED comes from the coding sequence ATGAGCAGCGAATCACTCCCGGTATCCTGGTCAGCGGTTGAGGCAATTGCCCCCCAGGCTGCTATGCCAGTTGAAAAACTGTCTAACTTCGACCTGATCTTGCAGTGCCAGGAGGGTCTGCGTCCTGGAAAAGCCTTGTTTGCTGAACTGATTCGCCGCTATCACTCCCATGTCGAAAAGGTGCTATATCACCTTGCCCCCGACTGGACTGATCGGGCAGATTTGTCTCAGGAAGTGTGGATTCGGGTCTACCGGAACATCAAACGGCTTCAGGAACCCGGAAAGTTTCGGGGCTGGCTGAGCCGGATCGCCACCAATCTGTTTTACGACGAACTGCGGAAGCGGAAGCGCATTAGCACGCCTTTGTCGCTGGATGCACCGCTCAACGTAGAAGATGGCGAAATGGATTGGGAGATTGCCTCCGACGATCCGGGTCCGGCAGAGCAGCTAGCAACGCAGGAATTCTACGATCAGCTCCGGACAGCAATTGCTGACCTACCGGAAGTTTTTCGGACTACGATCGTCCTGCGCGAGATTGAGGGCATGGCTTACGAGGAAATCGCCGAAATTACGGGCGTGACTCTGGGCACGGTCAAATCTCGCATTGCTAGAGCGAGGCAGCGCCTCCAGTCTCAGCTTCAGGGCTATTTGGAGGACTAG
- a CDS encoding anti-sigma factor family protein yields MSNFDEFDRPTSSHPKQGHSPDPMPFVAADNLTKRDRFELLSAYLDGEVTAAERRQVEAWLKTDPQTQKLYARLLKLRQGVRTLPVPQSEQPVEQVVQQVSARLNRSPKRLIWGGLAFAALVVGSVIGTLPREFGTPQMANAPHSAEKAIPNEGLMIALDRPVIEIPKAAVSNPQSTVKPQTIQ; encoded by the coding sequence ATGTCTAACTTTGACGAATTCGATCGCCCAACCTCATCCCATCCAAAACAGGGACATTCCCCTGACCCAATGCCATTTGTTGCAGCCGATAACCTGACGAAGCGCGATCGATTTGAGCTGTTGAGCGCCTATCTCGACGGAGAAGTGACTGCCGCAGAACGTCGTCAGGTTGAAGCATGGCTGAAAACAGATCCCCAAACCCAGAAGCTATACGCTCGTCTGCTAAAGCTGCGTCAGGGTGTACGCACATTGCCTGTGCCGCAGTCGGAACAGCCCGTAGAGCAGGTTGTCCAGCAGGTCTCGGCAAGGCTAAACCGCAGTCCCAAGCGGCTGATCTGGGGTGGGCTGGCGTTTGCTGCCCTGGTGGTTGGCTCTGTCATTGGCACGCTGCCCCGCGAGTTTGGTACACCCCAAATGGCTAATGCACCGCATAGCGCCGAGAAGGCGATTCCTAACGAGGGTTTGATGATTGCGCTCGATCGTCCGGTCATTGAAATTCCAAAGGCAGCCGTCTCCAATCCCCAATCGACGGTGAAGCCCCAGACTATTCAGTGA
- a CDS encoding peptidoglycan-binding domain-containing protein gives MVQGTTAQLPTLQSGSRGPAVALLQRLLVLYGHTPGAVDGQFATKTKEAVLDFQRKQNVANKDGIVGPATWDKLTYPAGTTRP, from the coding sequence ATGGTTCAAGGCACTACCGCTCAACTTCCCACCCTGCAAAGTGGCTCTCGTGGTCCCGCCGTAGCCCTGCTTCAGCGTCTTCTGGTGCTATACGGACATACTCCCGGTGCAGTGGATGGGCAGTTTGCGACTAAGACGAAGGAAGCTGTGCTCGACTTCCAACGCAAGCAAAACGTGGCAAACAAAGACGGAATTGTTGGACCTGCCACCTGGGATAAACTGACCTACCCCGCAGGCACGACCCGTCCTTAA
- a CDS encoding DUF362 domain-containing protein, whose translation MSHQTPNPATVSLIRAESYERSQLEASLRTLLEPLGGIGAFVKPGDRVLLKPNLLTGARPGKECTTRAELVYCVAKLVQEAGGKPFLGDSPAFGSAKGVALANGYAPILEDLKLPIIDFQGKRYKTVSEEFNHLLLSKEAIEADVVINLPKIKSHVQLTLTMGVKNLFGCVPGKMKAWWHMEAGKDVVRFGNMLAETARAINPDLTIVDGIIGHEGNGPSGGEPRSLGVLAASPNVFAVDRAIVDVLNADPEMIPTVAASMRLGFCPKLHEINFPLLTPTELRVTDWKLPEKLVPIDFGLPRVMKSTFRHFYIRFIKEPIAAYSGR comes from the coding sequence GTGTCTCATCAGACCCCTAACCCGGCAACTGTTAGCTTGATTCGTGCAGAGTCCTACGAACGGTCGCAGCTAGAAGCGTCTCTGCGTACTCTGCTGGAGCCGTTGGGCGGCATAGGGGCGTTTGTGAAACCGGGCGATCGGGTTTTGCTGAAGCCGAATCTGTTGACTGGGGCGCGTCCAGGGAAGGAATGCACTACCCGCGCAGAGCTGGTCTACTGTGTAGCAAAGCTAGTGCAGGAAGCAGGCGGCAAGCCCTTCTTAGGGGACAGTCCTGCGTTTGGCAGTGCGAAGGGCGTGGCGTTAGCAAATGGCTATGCGCCGATTTTGGAGGATCTCAAGCTGCCGATTATCGACTTTCAGGGCAAGCGTTACAAGACAGTGAGCGAGGAATTTAATCATCTGCTGCTGAGCAAAGAGGCGATCGAGGCGGATGTGGTGATTAACCTGCCCAAAATTAAATCCCATGTGCAGCTTACCCTGACGATGGGCGTGAAGAATTTATTTGGCTGCGTTCCCGGCAAAATGAAAGCCTGGTGGCACATGGAAGCCGGAAAGGACGTGGTGCGGTTTGGCAATATGCTGGCGGAAACAGCAAGGGCAATTAACCCGGATCTGACGATTGTAGACGGCATTATCGGACACGAAGGCAATGGACCGAGCGGTGGCGAGCCTCGATCGCTGGGAGTCTTGGCGGCATCCCCCAATGTATTTGCGGTCGATCGGGCGATCGTTGACGTGCTAAACGCTGATCCGGAAATGATCCCCACGGTGGCAGCATCGATGCGGCTGGGTTTCTGTCCTAAACTCCACGAAATTAATTTCCCGCTACTCACCCCGACCGAGCTGCGCGTCACGGACTGGAAACTGCCCGAAAAACTGGTGCCGATCGACTTTGGGCTACCCCGCGTGATGAAGTCCACCTTCCGTCATTTCTATATCCGCTTCATCAAGGAGCCGATCGCTGCCTATAGCGGACGGTAA
- the lexA gene encoding transcriptional repressor LexA: protein MESLTEVQQQLFDWLVDYIKENQHSPSIRQMMRAMGLKSPAPIQSRLEHLRAKGYIDWTEGRARTIRILKPQGLPILGAIAAGSVVESYTDSVEQLDFSCSMLKPGDYALRVRGDSMIGALIGEGDVVIMRPVQDPKTLKNGAIVAARVNSEGTTLKYYHRKGNQVTLKPANPNYNVIEAAATDVEVQGLLVAVWRGYGHLAS, encoded by the coding sequence ATGGAATCCCTAACAGAAGTCCAGCAGCAGCTTTTTGACTGGCTTGTGGACTATATCAAAGAAAATCAGCATTCTCCCTCCATTCGTCAGATGATGCGAGCAATGGGGTTAAAATCTCCTGCTCCCATTCAGAGCCGTTTAGAGCATTTACGGGCGAAGGGATACATCGACTGGACGGAGGGCAGAGCCAGAACCATTCGCATTCTCAAACCGCAAGGACTGCCCATTCTCGGTGCGATCGCCGCAGGTTCCGTGGTTGAGTCCTACACCGACTCTGTTGAACAGCTCGATTTCTCCTGCTCTATGCTCAAGCCAGGGGATTATGCGCTGCGCGTCCGAGGCGACAGTATGATTGGGGCACTAATTGGCGAAGGCGACGTGGTCATTATGCGGCCGGTTCAAGACCCCAAAACGCTGAAGAACGGTGCGATCGTCGCTGCACGGGTTAACAGTGAGGGTACAACGCTCAAGTACTACCACCGTAAGGGCAATCAGGTCACGCTCAAACCTGCAAACCCCAACTACAACGTCATCGAAGCAGCCGCAACCGATGTTGAAGTTCAGGGATTGCTGGTTGCCGTCTGGCGGGGCTACGGTCATTTGGCTTCCTAA
- a CDS encoding HHL1-like protein, which translates to MSSNLGFGAPKPQPKPSKRSTQRAAASQQYDKMKADGLPEYEIYIRIQGKKQWYPVGVISVKRSSQINQAVFANREELVQGAFRIYPVLKKNRDQLEYGYRLKEFKDEPIQLAEEPKSLVSGGLQSAIAQVSDRITGLFKR; encoded by the coding sequence ATGTCTAGCAATCTCGGATTTGGCGCACCCAAGCCTCAACCCAAGCCCTCGAAGCGATCGACCCAACGTGCGGCGGCTTCCCAGCAATACGACAAGATGAAGGCAGACGGTCTGCCGGAGTACGAGATCTACATTCGGATTCAGGGCAAAAAGCAGTGGTATCCGGTCGGCGTCATTTCGGTGAAGCGTTCCAGCCAGATCAATCAGGCAGTGTTTGCCAATCGCGAGGAACTGGTGCAGGGCGCATTCCGGATCTATCCCGTCCTGAAGAAAAATCGGGATCAGCTAGAGTACGGCTATCGGCTGAAGGAATTTAAGGATGAGCCAATCCAGCTTGCTGAAGAGCCAAAATCGCTTGTCTCTGGCGGACTCCAATCCGCGATCGCGCAAGTCAGCGATCGGATTACGGGTTTGTTTAAGCGGTAA
- a CDS encoding tryptophan-rich sensory protein, with amino-acid sequence MNSHLKGCRFMRSSASPSSSDRLRQILTLVAIFGSIGVNALSNIIPPAGQTIGEVANTQFADLRVLPANYAFAIWGLIYIGLIAFGFYQLRADQRENPIFRRVDYALITACVAQAIWVYLFLVGQFWLSTVAMLVILLALIASYVWLGVGLHPVSRREKWSAHLPFGIYLGWISVATIVNVASALDASAWTGGGISPEIWAIVLAIVAAGLAGWIFLTRQDYSFPGVIVWALVAIAVRQAAFASVAITAIVLAIGLLVLMGVRWIQHRNA; translated from the coding sequence ATGAATTCTCATCTGAAGGGTTGCCGTTTTATGCGTTCCTCTGCCTCTCCTTCGTCGTCCGACCGCCTGCGACAGATCCTCACCCTGGTCGCGATCTTTGGCTCGATCGGGGTGAATGCCCTCTCTAATATCATTCCGCCTGCCGGACAAACGATCGGGGAGGTGGCGAATACCCAGTTTGCCGATCTGCGAGTTCTGCCTGCAAACTATGCTTTTGCAATCTGGGGGCTGATCTATATCGGGCTGATTGCCTTTGGGTTTTACCAGTTGCGCGCGGATCAGCGAGAGAATCCGATTTTTCGGCGGGTGGACTATGCCTTGATTACGGCTTGTGTAGCGCAGGCGATCTGGGTCTATTTGTTTCTGGTGGGGCAGTTCTGGCTTTCGACGGTGGCAATGCTGGTGATTTTGCTGGCGCTGATTGCCTCCTACGTCTGGCTAGGGGTGGGGCTGCATCCGGTTTCGCGGCGGGAGAAATGGTCGGCACATTTGCCGTTTGGAATTTACCTGGGCTGGATTAGCGTTGCCACGATCGTCAATGTTGCTTCGGCGCTGGATGCTTCAGCCTGGACAGGAGGCGGCATTTCCCCTGAAATTTGGGCGATCGTTTTAGCGATCGTTGCGGCAGGGCTGGCAGGCTGGATCTTTTTGACGCGGCAGGATTACTCGTTTCCGGGCGTGATTGTCTGGGCGCTTGTGGCGATCGCAGTGCGGCAGGCGGCATTTGCTTCAGTGGCGATTACGGCAATTGTCCTGGCGATCGGGCTGCTGGTGCTGATGGGAGTTCGCTGGATACAGCATCGCAATGCTTGA
- a CDS encoding glucose-6-phosphate isomerase — translation MDAAKLDAAELWQRYQDWLYFHEGLGLYVDISRIRFDDRFLSMMQPKLEKAFRDVAALEGGAIANPDENRMVGHYWLRDPDLAPTPELKQDITGTLQQIHTFAKRVHAGEIRPTDAAKFTDVLSIGIGGSALGPQFVAEALGSVNPPMQVHFIDNTDPAGIDRVMAMLKDRLVSTLVIATSKSGGTPETRNGMLEVKHFYEQQGLNFAQHAVAVTGIGSNFEKLAKSEGWLDIFPMHDWVGGRTSEMSAVGLLPAALQGIDIDAMLAGAKEMDAATRVPDLRKNPSALLAFAWYAEGNGKGEKDMVILPYKDSLLLFSRYLQQLVMESLGKEKDLDGNTVYQGIAVYGNKGSTDQHAYVQQLREGVNNFFVTFIEVLHDRSGASIEVEPGVTSGDFLSGLLQGTRQALYENNRDSITITVPEVTPRMVGALIALYERAVSLYGSMVNVNAYHQPGVEAGKKAAAAILDLQRQIMQTLHEAGQPIALTTLADKIGAADRIESVYKIVRHLSMNGRGVILSGNLAQPERLTIGLK, via the coding sequence ATGGATGCCGCAAAGCTGGATGCAGCAGAATTATGGCAACGCTATCAGGACTGGCTCTACTTCCATGAAGGGCTGGGGCTGTACGTGGACATTAGCCGAATTCGGTTTGACGATCGCTTCCTGTCCATGATGCAGCCGAAACTGGAGAAAGCCTTTCGCGATGTGGCTGCCCTGGAAGGTGGGGCGATCGCCAATCCAGACGAAAACCGCATGGTGGGACATTACTGGCTGCGCGATCCCGACCTTGCCCCTACACCAGAACTGAAGCAGGACATCACCGGAACCCTCCAGCAGATTCATACCTTTGCCAAGCGCGTCCATGCCGGGGAAATTCGACCCACCGATGCGGCAAAATTTACCGATGTGCTATCGATCGGCATTGGGGGATCAGCACTGGGTCCGCAGTTTGTGGCAGAGGCGCTGGGGTCGGTGAATCCGCCTATGCAGGTTCACTTTATCGACAACACAGATCCGGCAGGAATCGATCGGGTGATGGCAATGCTGAAGGATCGGCTTGTCTCAACGCTGGTGATTGCCACTTCTAAATCTGGCGGCACGCCCGAAACGCGGAACGGAATGCTGGAGGTCAAGCATTTCTATGAGCAGCAGGGCTTGAATTTTGCTCAGCACGCGGTTGCCGTCACCGGAATTGGCAGTAATTTTGAGAAGCTGGCAAAGTCGGAAGGCTGGCTCGATATTTTCCCGATGCACGACTGGGTGGGCGGTCGCACTTCGGAGATGTCGGCTGTGGGTTTGCTTCCGGCGGCGCTTCAGGGCATTGATATCGACGCGATGCTGGCAGGCGCAAAGGAAATGGATGCCGCAACCCGCGTCCCCGATCTGCGAAAGAATCCCTCGGCTCTGCTGGCGTTTGCCTGGTATGCGGAAGGCAACGGCAAGGGCGAAAAGGATATGGTGATCCTGCCCTACAAAGACAGCCTGCTTCTCTTCTCCCGCTATTTGCAGCAACTGGTGATGGAATCCCTGGGCAAGGAGAAAGATCTGGACGGCAATACGGTCTACCAGGGCATCGCGGTGTACGGCAACAAAGGGTCAACTGACCAGCACGCCTACGTCCAGCAGCTGCGCGAAGGGGTGAACAATTTCTTTGTCACCTTTATTGAAGTGCTGCACGATCGCTCAGGTGCGTCGATCGAAGTGGAACCGGGCGTAACTTCCGGCGATTTCCTCTCAGGCTTGCTGCAAGGAACAAGACAGGCACTCTACGAAAACAACCGCGACTCGATCACGATTACCGTTCCGGAGGTGACTCCCCGTATGGTGGGTGCATTAATTGCTCTATATGAACGGGCAGTGAGTCTTTATGGATCGATGGTGAACGTGAACGCCTACCACCAGCCCGGCGTAGAAGCCGGAAAGAAAGCCGCTGCTGCCATCCTCGATCTCCAGCGTCAAATTATGCAAACCCTGCACGAAGCCGGACAGCCGATCGCCCTCACGACCCTGGCAGACAAAATCGGAGCTGCCGATCGCATCGAATCGGTTTACAAAATTGTCCGTCATTTGTCGATGAACGGTCGGGGTGTCATTCTGAGCGGCAATCTGGCTCAGCCGGAGCGCTTAACGATCGGACTCAAGTAG
- a CDS encoding SseB family protein, whose protein sequence is MSDQIADFDTLARQAQATQAAPEISRLYEELFSLESWYLLHDPDAVQQPLILELEDSQSVLPAFTDGDRAERWAEQSGFYASNAKSPVMVVPVAQCVLWIQNGGLAEADEVSSLCFNLDTENFLLPVASIQQIAIES, encoded by the coding sequence TTGTCAGATCAAATCGCAGACTTTGATACTCTGGCGCGTCAGGCGCAAGCCACCCAAGCCGCACCCGAAATTAGCCGACTCTACGAAGAACTCTTCTCGCTGGAGAGTTGGTATCTGCTGCATGACCCCGATGCCGTACAGCAGCCCCTCATTCTGGAACTGGAGGATAGTCAGAGTGTGCTGCCTGCTTTTACTGATGGCGATCGGGCAGAGCGATGGGCGGAACAAAGCGGTTTCTATGCCTCAAACGCGAAAAGTCCGGTAATGGTGGTTCCGGTGGCGCAGTGCGTCCTGTGGATTCAGAATGGTGGATTAGCTGAAGCGGATGAGGTTTCGAGCCTCTGCTTTAACCTGGACACGGAAAACTTTTTGCTGCCTGTAGCATCGATTCAGCAAATCGCGATCGAGTCTTAG
- a CDS encoding photosystem I assembly protein Ycf3, producing MPRSQRNDNFIDKTFTVMADMILKMLPANQKAKEAFVYYRDGMSAQAEGEYAEALSNYEEALRLEEDPYDRSFILYNMGLIYASNGDHNRALELYEEALELSPKMPQALNNVAVIYHYLGEQAQEAGNADEADKYFDHAAEFWQRAIRVAPNNYIEAQNWLKTTGRSKIDVFF from the coding sequence ATGCCCAGATCCCAACGCAACGATAATTTTATTGATAAAACTTTTACCGTCATGGCAGACATGATCCTCAAGATGCTGCCTGCTAACCAGAAAGCAAAAGAAGCTTTTGTTTACTATCGGGATGGAATGTCTGCTCAGGCAGAAGGCGAGTACGCCGAAGCGTTATCCAACTACGAGGAAGCCCTCAGGCTAGAGGAAGACCCCTACGATCGCAGCTTTATCCTCTACAACATGGGCTTGATCTACGCCAGCAACGGCGACCACAACCGCGCACTGGAACTCTACGAGGAAGCACTCGAACTCAGCCCCAAAATGCCCCAGGCGTTGAATAACGTTGCCGTGATTTATCACTATCTGGGTGAACAGGCACAGGAAGCCGGAAACGCTGACGAAGCGGATAAATACTTCGACCATGCAGCGGAATTTTGGCAGCGGGCAATCCGGGTTGCGCCGAACAACTACATCGAAGCGCAAAACTGGCTGAAGACCACCGGACGTTCCAAGATCGATGTATTCTTTTAG
- a CDS encoding peptidoglycan-binding domain-containing protein yields the protein MVQSAIAQLPALKIGSRGPAVALLQRLLVLYGYPSIVGAVDGQFGTKTQAAVLQFQRDQNVAIKDGTVGSATWDKLTYPAGTSRP from the coding sequence ATGGTTCAAAGTGCTATCGCTCAACTTCCCGCTCTGAAAATCGGTTCTCGCGGTCCCGCAGTTGCCCTGCTTCAGCGTCTTCTGGTTCTGTACGGATATCCTTCGATCGTAGGTGCGGTTGATGGACAATTTGGAACTAAAACTCAAGCAGCTGTTCTGCAATTCCAGCGCGATCAAAACGTGGCTATCAAAGACGGAACCGTTGGATCTGCAACCTGGGATAAGCTGACCTATCCCGCAGGAACAAGCCGCCCGTAG
- the metH gene encoding methionine synthase has product MGTNLQVQNLTAEDFGGAAYEGCNEYLIETKPEAVAKVHRDFLAAGADVIETDTFGATSIVLAEYDLADKAYELNVKAARLAKQCTAEFSTPEKPRFVAGSIGPTTKLPTLGHIDYDTMKASFAEQAEGLYDGGVDLFIVETCQDVLQIKAALNGIEEIFARKGERRPLMVSVTMETTGTMLVGSDVAAMLSILEPYPIDVLGLNCATGPDRMAEHIKYLSQHSPFVVSCIPNAGIPENVGGHAHYKLTPMELRMALTRFVEDLGVQVIGGCCGTKPEHIQQLAEISATLQPKSRSVRGLIHTEDDPRPALDYVPAAASIYSTQPYDQDNSFLIIGERLNASGSKKCRDLLNAEDWDGLVSLARSQVKEGAHVLDVNVDYVGRDGVRDMREVVSRLVTNVNLPLMLDSTEWQKMEAGLKVAGGKCLLNSTNYEDGDERFFKVLELAKEYGAGVVVGTIDEDGMARTAEQKFAIAQRAYRDALEYGIPAHEIFYDPLALPISTGIEEDRANGRATIESIRMIRENLPGVHIILGVSNISFGLSPAARIVLNSMFLHEAVEAGMDGAIISAAKILPIAKIDERYQQVCRDLIYDRRRFEGDVCVYDPLTELTTLFEGVSTKETRSRSDTANLPIEERLKQHIIDGERIGLEDALAEAMKKYAPLEIINTYLLDGMKVVGDLFGSGQMQLPFVLQSAETMKSAVAFLEPHMEKQESGKSHKGVFLIATVKGDVHDIGKNLVDIILTNNGYKVINLGIKQPVDNIIEAYEQHGADCIAMSGLLVKSTAFMKENLEVFNERGITVPVILGGAALTPKFVYEDCQNAYRGRVVYGKDAFADLHFMDKLMPAKTAGEWDDLKGFLNEESLPETKDHQPIEEAVAETPAFEEKVIDTRRSDAVEIEIDRPTPPFWGTQILNPEDLPFEEVFAYLDLQALIAGQWQFRKPKEQTREEYDAFLAAKVYPILEQWKQRIQEERLLQPQVVYGYFPCLAEGNSLNIFDPTVGARTPGQEQPIATFTFPRQKSLRRLCIADFFQPQEGATRYDAFPMQAVTVGEVATEFAKKLFEANQYTDYLYFHGLAVQVAEALAEWTHVRIRRELGFTSEEPTSIRDILAQRYRGSRYSFGYPACPNIQDQYIQLDLLGAERIGLHMDESEQLYPEQSTTAIVAYHPAAKYFSA; this is encoded by the coding sequence ATGGGAACGAACCTTCAGGTACAAAACCTGACGGCGGAGGATTTTGGCGGTGCGGCATACGAAGGATGCAACGAGTATCTGATTGAAACCAAGCCGGAGGCGGTGGCGAAAGTCCATCGGGATTTTCTGGCGGCAGGGGCAGATGTGATCGAGACGGATACCTTTGGCGCAACCTCGATCGTCCTAGCCGAGTACGATCTGGCAGACAAGGCATACGAGCTAAACGTAAAGGCGGCTCGGCTTGCCAAGCAGTGTACGGCGGAGTTTTCCACGCCCGAAAAGCCGCGATTTGTTGCCGGATCGATCGGTCCCACCACGAAGCTGCCCACCCTGGGTCATATCGACTACGACACGATGAAAGCTTCCTTTGCAGAGCAGGCAGAGGGGCTGTATGACGGGGGCGTGGATCTGTTTATCGTCGAGACCTGTCAGGATGTCCTGCAAATCAAAGCGGCGCTGAATGGGATTGAGGAGATTTTTGCCAGGAAAGGGGAACGTCGTCCGCTGATGGTGTCGGTGACGATGGAAACCACGGGCACGATGCTGGTGGGATCGGATGTGGCGGCGATGCTCTCGATCCTGGAACCCTACCCGATCGACGTTCTGGGGCTGAACTGTGCCACTGGACCCGATCGAATGGCGGAGCATATTAAGTACCTGTCGCAGCATTCGCCCTTTGTAGTGTCCTGTATTCCCAACGCAGGCATTCCCGAAAACGTCGGCGGACACGCCCACTACAAGCTGACTCCGATGGAACTGCGGATGGCGCTGACCCGCTTCGTCGAGGATTTGGGCGTTCAGGTGATCGGCGGCTGCTGCGGCACAAAACCCGAACATATCCAGCAGCTTGCGGAAATTTCGGCAACTCTACAACCGAAGTCGCGATCGGTGCGTGGGCTGATCCATACTGAGGATGATCCCCGTCCAGCACTGGACTATGTTCCGGCTGCGGCTTCTATCTATTCCACCCAGCCCTACGATCAGGACAATTCCTTCCTGATTATTGGCGAACGCCTCAACGCTAGCGGCTCGAAGAAATGCCGGGATCTGCTGAATGCCGAGGACTGGGACGGTCTGGTGTCCCTGGCACGATCGCAGGTGAAAGAGGGGGCGCACGTCCTGGACGTAAACGTAGACTACGTGGGACGGGACGGGGTGCGCGATATGCGCGAAGTCGTTTCCCGACTGGTGACGAATGTGAATCTGCCCCTGATGCTGGACTCGACCGAATGGCAGAAGATGGAGGCGGGTCTGAAGGTTGCGGGCGGCAAATGTCTGCTCAACTCCACCAACTATGAAGACGGCGACGAGCGATTCTTTAAAGTCCTGGAGCTTGCCAAAGAATACGGGGCAGGTGTGGTCGTAGGGACGATCGACGAAGACGGCATGGCGCGAACCGCCGAGCAGAAATTTGCGATCGCTCAAAGAGCATACCGGGACGCACTCGAATACGGCATTCCGGCACACGAAATCTTCTACGATCCGCTGGCGCTGCCCATCTCGACAGGCATTGAGGAAGACCGGGCAAACGGCAGAGCGACGATCGAATCCATTCGGATGATTCGGGAAAACCTGCCGGGCGTTCATATTATCCTGGGTGTCTCGAATATTTCCTTCGGTCTGAGTCCGGCGGCGCGGATTGTGCTGAACTCCATGTTCCTCCATGAAGCGGTCGAGGCAGGGATGGATGGAGCGATTATCAGCGCCGCGAAAATTTTGCCGATCGCCAAGATTGATGAGCGGTATCAACAGGTCTGTCGGGATCTAATCTACGATCGCCGCCGCTTTGAGGGGGATGTTTGCGTCTACGATCCGCTGACCGAATTGACCACCCTGTTTGAAGGGGTTTCCACGAAGGAGACGCGATCGAGAAGCGATACAGCAAACTTACCGATCGAGGAACGCCTGAAGCAGCACATCATCGACGGGGAGCGGATTGGCTTAGAGGATGCTCTGGCGGAAGCAATGAAAAAGTACGCGCCGCTGGAAATCATCAACACCTACCTGCTGGACGGCATGAAGGTCGTGGGCGATCTGTTTGGGTCGGGTCAGATGCAGTTGCCGTTCGTCCTCCAGTCGGCGGAAACGATGAAGTCTGCGGTGGCATTCCTGGAACCGCACATGGAAAAGCAGGAGTCGGGCAAGAGCCACAAGGGGGTCTTCCTGATCGCCACGGTGAAGGGCGACGTACATGACATCGGCAAAAACCTCGTAGACATCATCCTCACCAACAACGGCTACAAGGTGATTAACCTGGGCATCAAGCAGCCCGTGGACAACATTATCGAGGCGTATGAGCAGCATGGGGCGGACTGTATCGCCATGAGCGGTCTGCTGGTGAAATCGACTGCCTTCATGAAGGAAAATCTGGAGGTGTTCAACGAGCGGGGCATCACGGTTCCTGTGATTCTCGGCGGTGCGGCACTCACGCCCAAATTTGTCTACGAGGATTGCCAGAACGCCTATCGCGGTCGGGTGGTCTACGGTAAAGATGCCTTTGCCGACCTGCACTTCATGGATAAGCTGATGCCTGCTAAAACCGCAGGAGAATGGGACGACCTCAAGGGATTCCTGAACGAGGAAAGCCTGCCCGAAACTAAGGATCATCAGCCGATCGAGGAAGCAGTTGCTGAAACGCCTGCCTTTGAGGAGAAGGTGATTGATACAAGGCGATCGGATGCGGTAGAAATTGAAATCGATCGTCCCACGCCGCCCTTCTGGGGAACGCAGATTCTCAACCCCGAAGACCTGCCCTTTGAGGAAGTCTTTGCCTATCTGGACTTGCAGGCACTCATCGCCGGACAGTGGCAGTTCCGCAAGCCGAAGGAGCAGACCCGCGAAGAGTACGATGCCTTCCTTGCCGCCAAGGTCTACCCGATTCTGGAACAGTGGAAGCAGCGCATCCAAGAGGAGAGATTGCTTCAGCCTCAGGTGGTCTACGGCTATTTTCCCTGCCTTGCGGAAGGGAATTCGCTGAATATTTTTGATCCGACAGTAGGCGCTCGTACTCCTGGACAGGAGCAGCCCATTGCTACCTTCACTTTCCCGCGCCAGAAATCCCTGCGGCGGCTTTGCATTGCCGACTTCTTCCAGCCCCAGGAAGGTGCGACCCGCTATGATGCCTTCCCCATGCAGGCAGTTACGGTGGGCGAAGTAGCAACCGAATTTGCCAAAAAGCTATTCGAGGCAAACCAATACACCGATTACCTCTACTTTCACGGACTCGCCGTTCAGGTTGCAGAGGCTCTGGCGGAATGGACACACGTCCGGATTCGTCGCGAACTCGGCTTTACCTCAGAAGAACCGACCAGCATTCGGGACATTCTGGCACAGCGATATCGTGGCTCCCGCTATAGCTTCGGCTATCCGGCTTGTCCCAACATCCAGGATCAGTACATCCAGCTTGATCTGTTGGGCGCGGAGCGGATCGGGCTACACATGGACGAGAGCGAGCAGCTCTACCCGGAGCAGTCCACTACGGCGATCGTGGCTTACCACCCGGCTGCGAAGTACTTTAGCGCGTAG